A region from the Triticum urartu cultivar G1812 chromosome 1, Tu2.1, whole genome shotgun sequence genome encodes:
- the LOC125537684 gene encoding xylanase inhibitor protein 1-like: MALARRRPATLPVFLSAFLYAAAFLAGPAAAMGKTGNVFVFWGRNKDEGSLRETCDTGRYTYTTVIVSFLDVFGHGRYHLDLSGYDVSAVGADIKQCQSNGMSIFLSIGGFGGQYSLPRRRSAADVADYLWNAYMLGTRAGVHRPFGDAYVDGINFFIDGAAGARPENYDELARRLWDYNKGYRARTPVQLSATPRCGYPDRRVERALATGLFNRIFVRFYDDPHCAAHLEQEWDRWTAAQPHAQIYLGLPASERKVGYVHPKNLHAVISVVQKAANYGGVVIWERYEDKRTGYSTYAIQ; this comes from the coding sequence TCAGCGCATTCCTCTACGCCGCAGCCTTCCTCGCTGGCCCGGCCGCGGCCATGGGAAAGACGGGCAACGTCTTCGTGTTCTGGGGCCGGAACAAGGACGAGGGCTCCCTCCGGGAGACCTGCGACACCGGAAGGTACACCTACACCACCGTCATCGTCTCCTTCCTCGACGTCTTCGGCCACGGCAGGTACCACCTCGACCTCTCCGGCTACGACGTCTCCGCCGTGGGCGCCGACATCAAGCAGTGTCAGTCCAACGGCATGTCCATATTCCTCTCCATCGGGGGCTTCGGCGGCCAGTACTCCCTGCCGAGGCGCAGGTCCGCGGCGGACGTGGCCGACTACCTCTGGAACGCCTACATGCTCGGCACGCGCGCGGGCGTCCACCGCCCGTTCGGCGACGCCTACGTCGACGGCATCAACTTCTTCATCGACGGTGCCGCCGGCGCGCGGCCCGAAAACTACGACGAGCTGGCCAGGCGGCTATGGGACTACAACAAGGGCTACCGTGCCAGGACGCCGGTGCAGCTGTCGGCGACGCCGCGGTGCGGGTACCCGGACAGGCGCGTGGAGCGGGCGCTCGCCACGGGGCTCTTCAACCGGATCTTCGTCAGGTTCTACGACGACCCCCACTGCGCCGCTCACTTGGAGCAGGAGTGGGACAGGTGGACGGCGGCGCAACCGCACGCGCAGATCTACCTCGGCCTGCCGGCTTCGGAGCGGAAGGTCGGCTACGTGCACCCCAAGAACCTCCACGCTGTTATCTCGGTGGTGCAGAAGGCGGCCAACTACGGCGGCGTCGTGATCTGGGAGCGCTATGAGGACAAGCGAACCGGCTACAGCACCTACGCCATCCAATAG